One Pseudonocardia abyssalis DNA segment encodes these proteins:
- a CDS encoding NADH-quinone oxidoreductase subunit A, with the protein MLDPYLPLVLMFALAGAFALFSVVSAPYIGPRRYNRAKLDAYECGIEPSPDPVVGGGRMPVAYYLTAMLFILFDIEMVFLYPFAVSADMLGLFGLVEIVLFIVTVGFAYVYVWRRGGLDWN; encoded by the coding sequence ATGCTCGATCCGTATCTCCCGCTGGTGCTGATGTTCGCCCTGGCCGGTGCATTCGCGCTGTTCTCGGTGGTGTCCGCGCCCTACATCGGCCCGCGGCGCTACAACCGCGCCAAGCTCGACGCCTACGAGTGCGGCATCGAACCGTCGCCGGACCCCGTCGTCGGCGGCGGACGCATGCCGGTGGCGTACTACCTCACCGCGATGTTGTTCATCCTGTTCGACATCGAGATGGTCTTCCTCTACCCGTTCGCCGTGAGCGCCGACATGCTCGGGCTGTTCGGGCTGGTGGAGATCGTGCTGTTCATCGTCACCGTCGGGTTCGCCTACGTCTACGTGTGGCGCCGCGGCGGCCTGGATTGGAACTGA
- a CDS encoding NuoB/complex I 20 kDa subunit family protein produces the protein MGLEENLPSGVLLTSVEKLVNWTRKSSLWPATFGLACCAIEMMTTGAPRYDLARFGMEVFRASPRQADLMIVAGRVSNKMAPVLRQIYDQMPEPRWVLAMGVCASSGGMFNNYAIVQGVDHVVPVDMYLPGCPPRPEMLMDAILKIHAKIMDEPLGAKRATELAESGYKTPMIPSSVKYAPKAKKTAPKSADTIEATS, from the coding sequence ATGGGTCTCGAAGAGAACCTGCCCAGCGGCGTCCTGCTGACCAGCGTCGAGAAGCTGGTCAACTGGACCCGCAAGTCCTCGCTGTGGCCCGCCACCTTCGGGCTGGCGTGCTGCGCGATCGAGATGATGACGACCGGTGCGCCGCGCTACGACCTCGCGCGCTTCGGCATGGAGGTCTTCCGCGCCTCCCCGCGCCAGGCGGACCTGATGATCGTCGCCGGTCGGGTCAGCAACAAGATGGCCCCGGTCCTGCGCCAGATCTACGACCAGATGCCCGAGCCCCGCTGGGTGCTCGCGATGGGCGTGTGCGCCAGCTCCGGCGGCATGTTCAACAACTACGCGATCGTGCAGGGCGTCGACCACGTCGTCCCCGTCGACATGTACCTCCCGGGCTGCCCCCCGCGCCCGGAGATGCTGATGGACGCGATCCTCAAGATCCACGCCAAGATCATGGACGAGCCGCTGGGCGCCAAGCGCGCCACGGAGCTCGCCGAGAGCGGCTACAAGACGCCGATGATCCCGTCGTCGGTCAAGTACGCGCCCAAGGCGAAGAAGACCGCGCCGAAGTCGGCCGACACCATCGAGGCGACGTCGTGA
- a CDS encoding NADH-quinone oxidoreductase subunit C, with protein sequence MTAGTSKDGAEPTGGQQSSAESSGADRDAQRAAGGTTPAAGEPEQAAVDAEGAEVDRTGTTAEGGTRQAPARAREGMFGVSGSGDTSGFGGLRLPGYAPAPAERPYGGWFDEFADDLTEALAERGVPAGAIQQVTVDRGEITFYVQPERILDLCRTLRDDEGLRYELCSSISGVDYGESVAQRLHVVYHLTSMTYRRRIRLEVALDVDDPHLPSVVEVYPTADWHERECWDMFGVIFDGHPALTRILMPDDWEGHPQRKDYPLGGIPVEYKGAEIPPPDERRSYS encoded by the coding sequence GTGACCGCAGGAACCTCCAAGGACGGGGCCGAACCCACCGGCGGGCAGCAGTCCTCCGCCGAGTCGAGCGGCGCCGACCGCGACGCCCAGCGCGCGGCGGGCGGCACCACCCCCGCCGCGGGTGAGCCCGAGCAGGCGGCCGTCGACGCCGAGGGCGCCGAGGTCGACCGCACCGGTACCACCGCCGAGGGCGGCACCCGGCAGGCCCCCGCCCGCGCCCGCGAGGGCATGTTCGGCGTCTCCGGCTCCGGTGACACGTCGGGCTTCGGCGGCCTGCGCCTGCCCGGCTACGCCCCGGCCCCGGCCGAGCGGCCCTACGGCGGCTGGTTCGACGAGTTCGCCGACGACCTCACCGAGGCCCTCGCCGAGCGCGGCGTGCCGGCCGGCGCGATCCAGCAGGTCACGGTCGACCGCGGCGAGATCACGTTCTACGTGCAGCCCGAGCGGATCCTCGACCTCTGCCGCACCCTGCGCGACGACGAGGGCCTGCGCTACGAGCTGTGCAGCTCGATCTCCGGGGTCGACTACGGCGAGAGCGTCGCGCAGCGCCTGCACGTCGTCTACCACCTGACGTCGATGACCTACAGGCGCCGGATCCGGCTCGAGGTCGCCCTCGACGTCGACGACCCGCACCTGCCGAGCGTCGTCGAGGTCTACCCCACGGCCGACTGGCACGAGCGCGAGTGCTGGGACATGTTCGGCGTGATCTTCGACGGTCACCCGGCCCTGACCCGGATCCTCATGCCGGACGACTGGGAGGGCCACCCCCAGCGCAAGGACTATCCCCTCGGCGGCATCCCCGTCGAGTACAAGGGTGCGGAGATCCCGCCGCCCGATGAGCGGAGGTCGTACTCGTGA
- a CDS encoding NADH-quinone oxidoreductase subunit D, whose translation MTTPTPADERITTEGPVYTVTGGDWDTLLDEDHDDRIVINMGPQHPSTHGVLRLVLELEGETVQQARSVIGYLHTGIEKNCEYRTWTQGVTFVTRMDYLAPIFNEVGYCLAVEKLLGIEAPRRATVARVLLMELNRIGSHLVCLATGGMELGALTGMTAGFREREEVLHLLEFLTGLRMNHAFVRPGGLSQDFPDGWEEKVTEFVALMRSRLPDYDKLLTGQPIWRQRLENVGYLPLDGCLALGATGPILRSAGLPWDLRKVEPYCGYEEYDFEVPVATEADCYARYRLRVAEMHESLKIVEQAVQKMEPGPVMVEDRKVAWPAQLSVGSDGMGNTLEHVRKIMGQSMESLIHHFKLVTEGFHVPAGQVYTSVESPRGELGFHLVSDGGTRPVRVHVREPSFVNLQTMPAMSEGGMVADVIAAVASIDPVMGGVDR comes from the coding sequence GTGACCACTCCCACTCCGGCAGACGAGCGGATCACGACCGAGGGGCCCGTCTACACCGTCACCGGTGGCGACTGGGACACCCTCCTCGACGAGGACCACGACGACCGCATCGTCATCAACATGGGCCCGCAGCACCCGTCGACGCACGGCGTGCTGCGCCTGGTGCTGGAGCTGGAGGGCGAGACCGTCCAGCAGGCCCGCTCGGTGATCGGCTACCTGCACACCGGCATCGAGAAGAACTGCGAGTACCGCACCTGGACCCAGGGCGTCACGTTCGTGACGCGCATGGACTACCTCGCGCCCATCTTCAACGAGGTCGGCTACTGCCTCGCCGTCGAGAAGCTGCTCGGCATCGAGGCGCCGCGCCGCGCCACCGTCGCGCGCGTGCTGCTCATGGAGCTCAACCGGATCGGCTCGCACCTGGTGTGCCTGGCCACCGGCGGCATGGAGCTCGGCGCGCTCACCGGCATGACGGCCGGGTTCCGCGAGCGCGAGGAGGTGCTCCACCTGCTGGAGTTCCTCACCGGCCTGCGCATGAACCACGCCTTCGTCCGCCCCGGCGGGCTCTCACAGGACTTCCCGGACGGCTGGGAGGAGAAGGTCACCGAGTTCGTCGCGCTGATGCGGTCGCGCCTGCCCGACTACGACAAGCTGCTCACCGGCCAGCCGATCTGGCGCCAGCGCCTGGAGAACGTCGGCTACCTGCCGCTCGACGGCTGCCTGGCCCTCGGTGCCACCGGTCCGATCCTGCGCTCCGCGGGCCTGCCGTGGGACCTGCGCAAGGTCGAGCCGTACTGCGGCTACGAGGAGTACGACTTCGAGGTCCCCGTGGCCACGGAGGCCGACTGCTACGCGCGCTACCGGCTGCGCGTCGCGGAGATGCACGAGTCGCTCAAGATCGTCGAGCAGGCCGTGCAGAAGATGGAGCCGGGCCCGGTGATGGTCGAGGACCGCAAGGTCGCCTGGCCCGCGCAGCTCTCCGTCGGCTCCGACGGCATGGGCAACACGCTCGAGCACGTCCGCAAGATCATGGGTCAGTCGATGGAGTCGCTGATCCACCACTTCAAGCTGGTCACCGAGGGCTTCCACGTCCCGGCGGGGCAGGTCTACACCTCCGTCGAGTCGCCGCGCGGCGAGCTGGGCTTCCACCTGGTCTCCGACGGAGGCACCCGTCCGGTCCGCGTGCACGTGCGCGAACCCAGCTTCGTGAACCTGCAGACGATGCCCGCGATGAGCGAGGGCGGCATGGTCGCCGACGTCATCGCGGCCGTCGCGTCGATCGACCCCGTCATGGGAGGCGTGGACCGATGA
- the nuoE gene encoding NADH-quinone oxidoreductase subunit NuoE produces the protein MTTPNPETNGPVAAPEERVWDGPPPQSPVSPVFDELTRQRTKEIIALYPQSRSALLPLLHLVQSVEGHVSQDGIRYCADALELTTAEVSAVATFYTMYKRTPCGEHLVSVCTNTLCAVLGGDDIYTRLKTKLGVGHEETAGEPGSTGSITLEHAECLAACDLAPVVQVNYEFFDNQTVDTADALVDALQRGEKPHPTRGAALTDFRTVSLELAGVFTDLEHTVEGASSAVETMRGARLATDRGWSAPSMPDSPPAFPSPPEKKS, from the coding sequence ATGACCACCCCCAACCCGGAGACGAACGGGCCCGTGGCCGCTCCGGAGGAGCGCGTCTGGGACGGCCCGCCGCCGCAGTCGCCGGTCTCCCCGGTGTTCGACGAGCTCACGCGCCAGCGCACCAAGGAGATCATCGCGCTGTACCCGCAGTCGCGGTCGGCGCTGCTGCCGCTGCTGCACCTCGTGCAGTCCGTCGAGGGCCACGTCAGCCAGGACGGCATCCGCTACTGCGCCGACGCGCTGGAGCTGACCACCGCCGAGGTGTCCGCGGTCGCCACGTTCTACACGATGTACAAGCGCACGCCCTGCGGTGAGCACCTGGTCAGCGTCTGCACCAACACGCTGTGCGCGGTGCTCGGCGGCGACGACATCTACACCCGGCTCAAGACCAAGCTCGGTGTCGGTCACGAGGAGACGGCGGGAGAGCCCGGCTCCACCGGCTCGATCACCCTCGAGCACGCCGAGTGCCTCGCGGCGTGCGACCTCGCGCCCGTGGTGCAGGTCAACTACGAGTTCTTCGACAACCAGACGGTCGACACCGCCGACGCGCTGGTCGACGCGCTGCAGCGCGGCGAGAAGCCGCACCCCACCCGCGGCGCGGCGCTCACCGACTTCCGCACCGTGTCCCTGGAGCTGGCCGGGGTGTTCACCGACCTGGAGCACACCGTCGAGGGTGCGTCGAGCGCCGTCGAGACCATGCGCGGGGCCCGCCTGGCCACCGACCGGGGCTGGAGCGCCCCGTCGATGCCGGACTCCCCGCCCGCCTTCCCGAGCCCGCCGGAGAAGAAGTCATGA
- the nuoF gene encoding NADH-quinone oxidoreductase subunit NuoF, whose amino-acid sequence MTDILTPVLTRRWQSPRSWSLETYEQLEGYQALRTALTAHPDQLIQLVKDSGLRGRGGAGFPTGLKWGFIPQGPDGPGAKPKYLVINADEGEPGTCKDIPTMMADPHSLIEGCIITSFAIRANFCAIYIRGEALHPIRRVRNAVNEAYAKGYLGKDILGSGFDLDIVVHAGAGAYICGEETALLDSLEGRRGQPRLKPPFPATSGLYASPTVVNNVETIASVPAIVQGGSEWFRSMGSEKSPGPKIYSVSGHVEHPGQYEAPLGITLRQLLELAGGMKGGVPLKFWTPGGSSTPLFTAEHLDVPLDFEGAAAAGSMLGTTAVQVFNETVSVPWAVMKWTEFYKHESCGKCTPCREGTYWLVQILERMVEGHGTATDVETMLDICDNILGRSFCALGDGATSPITSAIKYFRQEFLDLCAAQNVEPVGAMA is encoded by the coding sequence ATGACCGACATCCTCACGCCGGTGCTCACGCGCCGCTGGCAGTCGCCGCGCTCGTGGTCGCTGGAGACCTACGAGCAGCTGGAGGGCTACCAGGCCCTGCGCACCGCGCTGACCGCCCACCCGGACCAGCTGATCCAGCTCGTCAAGGACTCCGGCCTGCGCGGCCGCGGTGGCGCGGGCTTCCCGACCGGCCTGAAGTGGGGCTTCATCCCGCAGGGTCCCGACGGCCCCGGCGCGAAGCCCAAGTACCTCGTGATCAACGCCGACGAGGGCGAGCCGGGCACCTGCAAGGACATCCCGACGATGATGGCCGACCCGCACTCGCTCATCGAGGGCTGCATCATCACGAGCTTCGCGATCCGCGCGAACTTCTGCGCGATCTACATCCGCGGCGAGGCGCTGCACCCGATCCGCCGCGTCCGCAACGCCGTGAACGAGGCGTACGCGAAGGGCTACCTGGGCAAGGACATCCTCGGCTCGGGCTTCGACCTCGACATCGTGGTGCACGCCGGCGCCGGGGCCTACATCTGCGGCGAGGAGACGGCACTGCTCGACTCGCTCGAAGGTCGTCGCGGTCAACCCCGCCTCAAGCCCCCGTTCCCGGCCACGTCCGGTCTGTACGCCTCGCCCACCGTGGTGAACAACGTGGAGACCATCGCCTCGGTTCCCGCGATCGTGCAGGGCGGCTCGGAGTGGTTCCGCTCGATGGGCAGCGAGAAGAGCCCCGGCCCGAAGATCTACTCGGTCTCCGGCCACGTCGAGCACCCCGGCCAGTACGAGGCCCCGCTCGGCATCACCCTGCGCCAGCTCCTCGAGCTCGCGGGCGGGATGAAGGGCGGCGTGCCGCTGAAGTTCTGGACGCCGGGCGGCTCGTCCACCCCGCTGTTCACCGCCGAGCACCTCGACGTCCCCCTGGACTTCGAGGGAGCGGCGGCCGCGGGCTCCATGCTCGGCACCACCGCGGTGCAGGTCTTCAACGAGACCGTGTCCGTGCCGTGGGCCGTCATGAAGTGGACCGAGTTCTACAAGCACGAGTCCTGCGGCAAGTGCACCCCGTGCCGCGAGGGCACCTACTGGCTGGTGCAGATCCTGGAGCGGATGGTGGAGGGCCACGGCACCGCCACCGACGTCGAGACGATGCTCGACATCTGCGACAACATCCTCGGCCGGTCCTTCTGCGCGCTCGGCGACGGCGCCACCAGCCCGATCACCAGCGCCATCAAGTACTTCCGCCAGGAGTTCCTGGACCTGTGCGCGGCGCAGAACGTCGAACCCGTTGGAGCAATGGCATGA
- a CDS encoding NADH-quinone oxidoreductase subunit G translates to MTLTQDSGTDATPVPEGHVRLTIDGRVIDAPQGELLIRTCERLGIIVPRFCDHPLLDPAGACRQCLVEVEMGGRPMPKPQASCTMTVADGMVVKTQHTSAVAEKAQAGVMELLLINHPLDCPICDKGGECPLQNQAMTSGRTESRFEETKRTFPKPLPISSQVLLDRERCVLCQRCTRFSEEIAGDPFIELLERGAQQQVGVADDKPFQSYYSGNTIQICPVGALTSAAYRFRSRPFDLKSTPGVTEHDSSGAAIRVDTRRGTVLRRLAGNDPEVNEEWIDDRTRFAFRYLSSAGRITRPMVRGADGVLAETSWTDALSVAARGLAAAREGGIGVLAGGRLTVEDAYAYGKFARVAAGTNDVDFRARPHSAEELDFLAAHVVGQGPEKLSYTRLEAAPAVLCVALEPEEEAPVVFLRLRKAARKHGQRVFHLGQWTTPAVERTSPETGAASPAAKDNLVPAVPGAEAAVLADLPAHVIEALTGGGVVLVGERAAEVPGLYSAVAALGARTGAAVGWVPRRAGDRGALEAGAVPNLLPGGRPVADAAARAEVETAWGLAAGSLPATPGRGTAEILTAAADGELAALVVGGLDPYDLADPAAAITALREVGFLVSLEMHTSAVTELADVVLPVAPDAHRAGSYVNWEGRRRAFEPALDASGVLPDCRVLDTLAVEMDVDLFTQTPAAAGGELDRLGVRSGPAPAAPTTAPGQPKRPTSPGQAVLATWRQLIDHASLAVDEPALAGTARPALVRVNVATAERLGLTEGAPATVRTTRGMITLPVALTDLPDGVVWLPGNSGDSRVRALLGAGHGDLVEVTA, encoded by the coding sequence ATGACCTTGACCCAGGACTCGGGCACCGACGCCACGCCCGTCCCCGAGGGGCACGTCCGGCTCACGATCGACGGCCGCGTGATCGACGCCCCCCAGGGCGAGCTGCTCATCCGCACCTGCGAGCGGCTCGGCATCATCGTGCCGCGCTTCTGCGACCACCCCCTGCTCGACCCGGCGGGCGCCTGCCGCCAGTGCCTGGTCGAGGTGGAGATGGGCGGGCGCCCGATGCCCAAGCCGCAGGCCAGCTGCACGATGACCGTCGCGGACGGGATGGTCGTCAAGACCCAGCACACCTCCGCGGTGGCCGAGAAGGCCCAGGCCGGGGTGATGGAGCTGCTGCTCATCAACCACCCGCTGGACTGCCCGATCTGCGACAAGGGCGGCGAGTGCCCCCTGCAGAACCAGGCGATGACCTCCGGGCGCACCGAGTCGCGCTTCGAGGAGACCAAGCGGACGTTCCCCAAGCCGCTCCCGATCTCCTCCCAGGTGCTGCTCGACCGCGAGCGCTGCGTCCTGTGCCAGCGGTGCACCCGGTTCTCCGAGGAGATCGCCGGCGACCCGTTCATCGAGCTCCTCGAGCGGGGCGCGCAGCAGCAGGTGGGCGTGGCCGACGACAAGCCGTTCCAGAGCTACTACTCGGGCAACACGATCCAGATCTGCCCGGTCGGTGCACTCACGAGCGCGGCCTACCGCTTCCGCTCGCGCCCGTTCGACCTGAAGTCGACGCCCGGCGTCACCGAGCACGACTCGAGCGGGGCCGCGATCCGCGTCGACACCCGCCGCGGCACGGTGCTGCGGCGCCTCGCCGGCAACGACCCCGAGGTCAACGAGGAGTGGATCGACGACCGCACGCGCTTCGCGTTCCGCTACCTCTCCTCCGCCGGCCGGATCACGCGGCCGATGGTCCGGGGCGCCGACGGTGTGCTCGCCGAGACGTCCTGGACCGACGCGCTGTCCGTCGCCGCCCGGGGCCTCGCCGCCGCGCGCGAGGGCGGCATCGGGGTGCTGGCCGGTGGCCGGCTCACCGTCGAGGACGCCTACGCCTACGGCAAGTTCGCCCGCGTCGCCGCCGGAACCAACGACGTCGACTTCCGCGCCCGGCCGCACTCGGCCGAGGAGCTGGACTTCCTGGCCGCCCACGTCGTCGGGCAGGGCCCCGAGAAGCTGAGCTACACGCGGCTCGAGGCCGCCCCCGCCGTGCTGTGCGTCGCGCTGGAGCCGGAGGAGGAGGCGCCCGTCGTCTTCCTCCGCCTGCGCAAGGCCGCCCGCAAGCACGGGCAGCGGGTCTTCCACCTCGGCCAGTGGACCACCCCCGCGGTGGAGCGCACCTCGCCCGAGACCGGCGCGGCCTCGCCCGCCGCGAAGGACAACCTGGTCCCGGCCGTCCCGGGGGCCGAGGCCGCGGTGCTGGCCGACCTGCCCGCGCACGTGATCGAGGCGCTGACCGGCGGCGGGGTCGTCCTCGTCGGCGAGCGCGCCGCCGAGGTGCCCGGTCTGTACTCCGCGGTGGCGGCACTCGGTGCCCGCACCGGCGCGGCGGTCGGCTGGGTGCCGCGCCGCGCGGGCGACCGTGGTGCGCTCGAGGCCGGCGCGGTGCCGAACCTGCTGCCCGGCGGACGCCCGGTGGCCGACGCCGCCGCGCGCGCCGAGGTCGAGACGGCGTGGGGCCTCGCCGCGGGGAGCCTGCCGGCCACCCCCGGCCGCGGCACCGCCGAGATCCTCACCGCCGCGGCCGACGGCGAGCTCGCCGCGCTGGTCGTCGGCGGGCTCGACCCCTACGACCTGGCCGACCCGGCCGCGGCGATCACCGCGCTGCGCGAGGTCGGGTTCCTGGTGAGCCTGGAGATGCACACCTCCGCGGTCACCGAGCTGGCCGACGTCGTGCTCCCGGTGGCCCCCGACGCGCACCGCGCGGGCAGCTACGTCAACTGGGAGGGCCGGCGCCGCGCGTTCGAGCCCGCCCTCGACGCCAGCGGCGTGCTGCCGGACTGCCGGGTGCTCGACACCCTCGCCGTCGAGATGGACGTCGACCTGTTCACGCAGACCCCGGCGGCCGCCGGGGGCGAGCTCGACCGCCTCGGCGTCCGCTCGGGTCCCGCCCCCGCGGCGCCGACCACGGCCCCCGGCCAGCCGAAGCGGCCCACGTCGCCCGGCCAGGCGGTGCTCGCCACCTGGCGCCAGCTGATCGACCACGCCAGCCTGGCCGTCGACGAGCCGGCACTGGCCGGCACGGCGCGGCCCGCGCTGGTGCGGGTGAACGTGGCCACCGCGGAGCGCCTCGGGCTCACCGAGGGCGCCCCGGCGACCGTCCGCACCACGCGCGGCATGATCACGCTGCCGGTGGCGCTGACCGACCTTCCCGACGGCGTCGTGTGGCTGCCGGGCAACTCCGGTGACTCCCGCGTCCGCGCGCTGCTCGGCGCCGGGCACGGCGACCTGGTGGAGGTGACCGCATGA
- the nuoH gene encoding NADH-quinone oxidoreductase subunit NuoH, with amino-acid sequence MTRTQQLLADDPIWLILLKVVVLFAIGVVLTLVMINAERKVVGRMQQRPGPNRTGPGGWLQSLADGLKLAFKEDIMPVMADKPVYFIAPIIATIPAFVAFSVIPFGGEVTIFGEQTVLQLVDLPVGVLVVLACSSIGVYGIVLGGWSSGSPYPLLAALRSAAQVISYEIALGLSIVAVILYSGSMSTADIVGAQANGWFGWLLIPSFVVFVIAMVGETNRAPFDLPEAESELVGGFHTEYSSLKFALFFLAEYVNMVTVSAMATTLFLGGGQIPFLPAFIADNGWLQFVAFLIKTSIFLFLFIWLRGTLPRLRYDQFMRLGWKVLVPGSLLWILTIFAIRTWRNSEGGDLTALLFVIGIVLAVVLLVAFLVPDRQQTESVIELASDYPVPPLDLAVPTPSRHKLRARPPAREPAPLSSGKE; translated from the coding sequence TTGACCCGGACCCAGCAGCTGCTGGCCGACGACCCGATCTGGCTGATCCTGCTCAAGGTCGTGGTGCTGTTCGCGATCGGCGTGGTCCTGACGCTGGTCATGATCAACGCCGAGCGCAAGGTCGTGGGCCGGATGCAGCAGCGTCCCGGCCCCAACCGCACCGGACCGGGCGGATGGCTGCAGTCCCTGGCCGACGGGCTCAAGCTCGCGTTCAAGGAAGACATCATGCCGGTGATGGCCGACAAACCGGTCTACTTCATCGCGCCGATCATCGCGACGATCCCCGCGTTCGTCGCGTTCTCGGTGATCCCGTTCGGCGGCGAGGTCACGATCTTCGGCGAGCAGACGGTGCTGCAGCTCGTCGACCTCCCCGTCGGCGTGCTGGTCGTGCTGGCCTGCTCCTCGATCGGCGTCTACGGGATCGTGCTCGGCGGCTGGTCCTCCGGTTCGCCGTACCCGCTGCTCGCGGCGCTGCGCTCCGCGGCCCAGGTGATCTCCTACGAGATCGCGCTGGGCCTCTCGATCGTCGCGGTCATCCTCTACTCCGGGTCGATGAGCACCGCCGACATCGTCGGGGCCCAGGCGAACGGCTGGTTCGGCTGGCTCCTGATCCCGAGCTTCGTGGTGTTCGTCATCGCGATGGTGGGGGAGACCAACCGGGCCCCGTTCGACCTCCCCGAGGCCGAGTCGGAGCTGGTCGGCGGCTTCCACACCGAGTACTCGTCGCTGAAGTTCGCGCTGTTCTTCCTGGCCGAGTACGTCAACATGGTCACGGTCTCCGCGATGGCCACCACGCTGTTCCTCGGCGGTGGGCAGATCCCGTTCCTCCCCGCGTTCATCGCCGACAACGGCTGGCTGCAGTTCGTCGCCTTCCTGATCAAGACCTCGATCTTCCTGTTCCTGTTCATCTGGCTGCGCGGCACGCTGCCCCGCCTGCGCTACGACCAGTTCATGCGGCTGGGCTGGAAGGTGCTGGTCCCCGGCAGCCTGCTGTGGATCCTGACGATCTTCGCGATCCGTACCTGGCGCAACAGCGAGGGCGGCGACCTCACCGCGCTGCTGTTCGTCATCGGGATCGTGCTGGCCGTCGTCCTGCTGGTGGCGTTCCTGGTGCCCGACCGCCAGCAGACCGAGTCGGTGATCGAGCTGGCGTCGGACTACCCGGTGCCGCCGCTCGACCTCGCCGTGCCCACCCCGTCGCGGCACAAGCTGCGCGCCCGGCCGCCCGCCCGCGAGCCCGCCCCCCTCTCCTCCGGGAAGGAGTGA
- the nuoI gene encoding NADH-quinone oxidoreductase subunit NuoI, translated as MFEFFKGFGVTFSTMFKKVVTEEYPENFPPAAPRYHGRHQLNRHPDGLEKCVGCELCAWACPADAIYVEGGDNTEEERYSPGERYGAIYQINYLRCIGCGLCIEACPTRSLTMTNFYEMADDDRQNLIYTKENLLAPLLPGMEQPPHPMRLGDHEQDYYVQGPSLAKVDMTAVAAETGR; from the coding sequence ATGTTCGAGTTCTTCAAGGGCTTCGGCGTCACCTTCTCGACGATGTTCAAGAAGGTCGTCACCGAGGAGTACCCCGAGAACTTCCCGCCCGCCGCCCCCCGCTACCACGGGCGCCACCAGCTCAACCGGCACCCGGACGGGCTGGAGAAGTGCGTGGGTTGCGAGCTCTGCGCCTGGGCCTGCCCGGCCGACGCGATCTACGTCGAGGGCGGCGACAACACCGAGGAGGAGCGCTACTCCCCGGGTGAGCGCTACGGCGCGATCTACCAGATCAACTACCTGCGCTGCATCGGCTGCGGCCTGTGCATCGAGGCCTGCCCCACCCGGTCGCTCACGATGACCAACTTCTACGAGATGGCCGACGACGACCGGCAGAACCTGATCTACACCAAGGAGAACCTGCTGGCCCCGCTGCTGCCCGGCATGGAGCAGCCGCCGCACCCGATGCGGCTCGGCGACCACGAGCAGGACTACTACGTGCAGGGCCCGAGCCTGGCGAAGGTCGACATGACCGCGGTGGCCGCGGAGACGGGCCGATGA
- a CDS encoding NADH-quinone oxidoreductase subunit J, whose protein sequence is MVLAQAAVDTVSTGEAVVFWILGPVALAAALAMIFARNAVHSALFLVLTMFCLAVFYMVQQAPFLGFVQIIVYTGAVMMLFLFVLMLVGRDSSDSVVEVLRGQRVAGLVLGVGLAGLLVAGIGPSLVSVQSAGLTAGGQGSGNNIAGIGQLIFTEYLFAFELTSALLITAALGAMVLAFAQSAAHNKRGQRATVEARLRGEHDRISPLPGPGVFATANSVAVPALLPDGSIAPESVAAIIDATPVAPVDDVLPDAHALTGRSSDKSARDVEDK, encoded by the coding sequence ATGGTTCTCGCCCAGGCCGCGGTCGACACCGTCTCCACCGGTGAGGCGGTCGTCTTCTGGATCCTCGGCCCGGTCGCGCTCGCCGCGGCGCTGGCCATGATCTTCGCCCGCAACGCCGTGCACTCGGCGCTGTTCCTGGTGCTGACGATGTTCTGCCTGGCCGTGTTCTACATGGTGCAGCAGGCCCCGTTCCTCGGGTTCGTGCAGATCATCGTCTACACCGGCGCGGTGATGATGCTGTTCCTGTTCGTGCTCATGCTCGTCGGGCGCGACAGCTCCGACTCCGTGGTCGAGGTGCTGCGCGGCCAGCGCGTCGCGGGCCTCGTGCTCGGCGTCGGCCTGGCCGGTCTGCTCGTCGCGGGCATCGGCCCGTCGCTGGTCTCGGTGCAGTCGGCCGGGCTCACCGCGGGCGGCCAGGGCTCCGGCAACAACATCGCCGGCATCGGGCAGCTGATCTTCACCGAGTACCTGTTCGCGTTCGAGCTCACCTCGGCGCTGCTGATCACCGCGGCGCTCGGGGCGATGGTGCTGGCGTTCGCGCAGTCCGCCGCGCACAACAAGCGCGGCCAGCGCGCCACCGTCGAGGCCCGCCTGCGCGGCGAGCACGACCGCATCTCCCCGCTGCCCGGCCCCGGCGTGTTCGCCACGGCCAACTCGGTCGCGGTGCCCGCACTGCTTCCCGACGGCTCGATCGCCCCCGAGTCGGTCGCGGCGATCATCGATGCCACCCCTGTCGCCCCGGTCGACGACGTGCTCCCCGATGCGCACGCGCTCACCGGCCGCTCCTCCGACAAGTCCGCCCGCGACGTGGAGGACAAGTGA